Proteins encoded in a region of the Poecilia reticulata strain Guanapo linkage group LG14, Guppy_female_1.0+MT, whole genome shotgun sequence genome:
- the zc3h12b gene encoding APC membrane recruitment protein 1 isoform X1: MSSRKVEELTSDSKDSPPASSQPLRTEPDGVTEELPSDPVHETAKSQKAGKFKRTALTFFGVRKSICILPSFFGGRNKNQNKWPSKKGIGKSRTHDGLCKVSDDNALRSGYVSSGDFEYHSHRDAAGDLHSGCQGECNHPTPDQKSLTLGRQRKGLRSLFQSFRHHRSQRNNDTSEANAVSSPQCKKEVPVVQCNTNRSATEFLECDHDVPEFVEDLCDISIGLECSRADAKAKESSIEKECPKSEPQLSEDKHKGGAYLKAVPSGGYDNSSRRSSEPCLKLPTASETPAGSSDQLNLIFGEVSSLKSFDSLTGCGDIIADQEDDSITESTVSGERSRNGGKRASCYLTYQGGGEEMASPEDLDGTCLQDFWGSNTSEVVCYSCDPDQTEMTAELTSLHNADALNSSSSTQQAGTMDTSSIADVLTPQSEHQESGPNSDEGYYDSTTPGPDEGQEKRSGRLPRDSYSGDALYELFAPDESLISPHYENKSQLPSSKHGDYLTEPVNSTDPAFVPEMSHLQISADLYKDDFLEMPSSFSKNQDIGANENCNLNLEPQKLVNTNNLKAKIFGEKETMLASADKRTKSINAEREKRGSGLSFGSASDPDFETFCEPKEEHIEENKPVALPYKNINSQSEECNSYIEDGQTVCFSQALVDYTKHTQLLCKLGSDVDNLERSSPFTPNMEALPTIVTFDVVDLRNEGEYDEQIHMELEEDISSPYQEFEESYLQKDAFAECDCQMLDLYEQNLISNTWAVASLPRHLGLTRVSQPTSNPLSLDRRSRSLDTDSLELPETYRENNRENRPAGSSEQDFKRNCSPYYRKKIVLSASEVRDCIDVTSLSWQKKSEVTVTDEIAENVQSLGQAHKQPQYFCSVSDGLSCDLVSQNPELYSRRCHLPLRSDCCLPHSTFGMKEEESDDVFCQSPANLHSHSQGSKSRALAGREVPSHARSPLNSPSVKEKTVIFSEAKGDGVTNVTCNNHPEATCN, from the coding sequence ATGAGTTCTCGCAAGGTGGAGGAGCTAACAAGTGACAGCAAGGATTCCCCTCCTGCTTCCAGTCAGCCTTTGCGAACTGAGCCTGATGGTGTCACGGAAGAGCTCCCGTCAGATCCAGTCCACGAAACTGCAAAGTCTCAAAAAGCGGGAAAATTCAAGAGGACTGCCTTAACATTTTTCGGTGTTCGTAAAAGTATTTGTATTCTACCGAGTTTTTTTGGAGGGaggaacaaaaatcaaaacaagtgGCCCTCTAAGAAAGGAATCGGCAAAAGCAGAACACACGATGGGCTTTGTAAGGTCAGCGATGACAATGCTCTCAGGAGTGGTTATGTTTCTTCTGGAGACTTTGAGTACCACAGCCACAGGGATGCAGCTGGAGATCTCCACAGTGGCTGTCAAGGGGAATGTAATCACCCAACCCCTGACCAGAAGTCACTGACCCTTGGTCGACAGAGAAAAGGCTTAAGGAGtctttttcagagttttagGCATCACAGAAGCCAGAGAAATAATGATACAAGTGAAGCTAATGCTGTGTCTTCTCCTCAATGCAAGAAAGAGGTGCCTGTTGTCCAATGCAACACAAACCGCAGTGCCACAGAGTTCCTAGAATGTGATCACGACGTGCCTGAGTTTGTAGAGGATCTGTGTGACATTTCCATTGGTCTTGAATGTAGTCGTGCAGatgcaaaagcaaaggagagCAGCATAGAGAAAGAATGCCCAAAGTCTGAGCCTCAGCTGTCTGAGGACAAACACAAGGGCGGCGCTTATTTAAAGGCAGTACCTTCTGGTGGTTACGACAACAGTTCCAGACGTTCCAGCGAGCCTTGTCTGAAACTTCCGACAGCATCCGAAACACCTGCCGGTTCGTCGGATCAGCTGAACCTAATTTTTGGAGAGGTTTCATCGTTAAAGAGCTTTGATTCCCTCACAGGTTGTGGGGACATCATCGCAGATCAAGAGGATGACAGCATCACGGAGAGCACGGTGTCTGGAGAGAGGAGCAGAAATGGAGGGAAGAGGGCCTCTTGTTATCTCACCTACCAGGGTGGTGGCGAAGAGATGGCCTCGCCAGAAGATCTGGATGGAACATGTCTCCAGGATTTCTGGGGAAGCAACACATCAGAGGTTGTCTGCTACAGCTGTGATCCGGACCAGACAGAGATGACCGCTGAGTTGACAAGTTTGCACAATGCAGATGcactgaacagcagcagcagcacacagcAGGCTGGAACGATGGACACGTCATCCATAGCTGATGTTCTAACCCCTCAAAGCGAGCATCAGGAGTCAGGTCCTAATAGCGATGAGGGATATTATGATTCCACCACGCCAGGGCCGGACGAAGGGCAAGAAAAAAGGTCGGGCAGATTACCCAGGGATAGTTACAGTGGGGATGCCCTCTATGAACTTTTTGCACCCGATGAGAGTCTCATCAGCCCtcattatgaaaacaaatccCAACTTCCCAGTTCAAAACACGGTGACTACTTAACAGAGCCAGTCAACTCAACAGATCCTGCTTTTGTCCCAGAAATGAGTCACTTACAGATAAGTGCTGATCTGTACAAAGATGATTTTCTTGAGATGCCAAGTTCATTCAGTAAAAATCAGGATATCGGAGCGAATGAAAACTGTAATTTGAATTTAGAACCGCAAAAATTAGTCAACACGAACAATCTCAAAGCCAAGATTTTTGGTGAAAAAGAGACTATGCTTGCTTCTGctgacaaaagaacaaaatccaTAAATGCAGAACGCGAGAAAAGAGGCAGTGGTTTATCGTTTGGAAGCGCGTCGGACCCAGACTTTGAGACCTTCTGTGAACCCAAAGAGGAGCATATTGAAGAAAACAAGCCTGTGGCGCTACcgtacaaaaatataaattctcaGTCTGAAGAATGCAACAGCTACATAGAGGATGGGCAGACTGTGTGTTTCTCACAAGCGCTTGTGGATTACACAAAACACACTCAGTTGCTCTGCAAGCTGGGTAGTGATGTGGACAACTTGGAAAGGAGCTCCCCGTTCACTCCAAACATGGAGGCCTTACCAACGATTGTCACATTTGATGTTGTAGACCTTCGCAACGAGGGGGAATACGATGAGCAGATCCACATGGAGTTGGAGGAGGACATTTCATCGCCTTATCAGGAGTTTGAAGAAAGCTACCTGCAAAAAGACGCATTTGCTGAATGCGACTGTCAAATGTTGGACCTGTATGAACAGAATCTGATCAGCAACACATGGGCTGTTGCTAGTCTCCCGCGGCATTTGGGTCTAACAAGGGTCAGCCAGCCCACATCGAACCCACTGTCCCTGGACAGGAGGAGCAGGTCTCTGGATACGGATAGCCTTGAGTTGCCTGAAACGtacagagaaaacaacagagaaaacagaccTGCTGGGTCCTCAGAGCAAGACTTTAAGAGGAACTGTTCACCATACTATAGAAAGAAAATAGTCCTGTCTGCCTCAGAGGTCAGAGACTGCATTGATGTTACGAGCCTTTCATGGCAGAAGAAATCAGAAGTAACTGTGACAGATGAAATTGCTGAAAATGTCCAGAGTCTCGGTCAAGCCCACAAGCAACCGCAGTATTTTTGCTCTGTGTCGGACGGCCTAAGTTGCGATTTAGTTTCACAGAATCCAGAACTCTACAGTAGGCGGTGTCATCTTCCTTTGCGATCAGATTGCTGTCTTCCTCATAGCACCTTTGGGATGAAGGAGGAGGAATCTGATGATGTTTTCtgccagagtcctgctaatttACACTCTCACAGTCAGGGCAGTAAAAGCAGAGCCCTAGCAGGTAGGGAGGTTCCATCCCACGCTAGAAGTCCCCTCAACTCTCCCTCAGTTAAGGAAAAAACTGTTATCTTTAGTGAAGCAAAGGGGGATGGGGTGACCAATGTGACTTGCAATAATCACCCTGAGGCCACCTGTAATTGA
- the zc3h12b gene encoding probable ribonuclease ZC3H12B isoform X2 produces MTAWSMVEKLKMEKRPCREQNIDSREAQHATDESEDGSSSESESEEHQWRRQQQPHRAQLGNSSCRKREPLAVTKPHRQLCRSPCLDRPSFSQSSTLQDFRDDDSSSGSAGAASGLKPASGREYQTKMEFALKLGYSGDQVETVLNKLGATALINDVLAELVRLGNKAEHEAQPCSAAAPSTSRPPCVKETVSPEVSVEEESMDTYDNLRPIVIDGSNVAMSHGNKEVFSCRGIQLAVEWFREKGHKDITVFVPAWRKEQSRPDSLITDQEILRKLEKEKILVFTPSRRVQGRRVVCYDDRFIVKLAYDSDGIIVSNDNYRDLQNEKPEWKKFIEERLLMYSFVNDKFMPPDDPLGRHGPSLENFLRKKPVVPEHKKQPCPYGKKCTYGHKCKYYHPERVNQPQRSVADELRAFAKLSAVKTMSEGALAKCGTGPAXVKGDVGSEAKRVAPKRQSDPSIRSVACEPVEALSVARKSETNSVPSLVSALSVPTMQPAKSHAAGALNTRSASSPVPGSLQFAHNSLEHMSSIQYPPILVTNSHGASVTYSEQFPKYDSVSDHGYYSLHSDFSNMSMSSMHNVDSFCSMEHEHVYQRTPSHCPESCLSHSNSDSFSSYGELYPSSVDSSLEESIKGQQQAPAQARMKAFSHGFRHDALTRVQSYGQEEPKQGPRKQSGAHLAPHIQHVTVGARSSCPGDYPLAQNVLPPLSSQPTRSLGMTRMDSISDSRLYDSNPMRQRRPPLCREQHASWDPLPCGNESYGYHSYPLSNSLMPCCERVMVRSMPDKMEQIWNSPWENLSAAEHQERYVIPDHQYQTYRNLCNIFPVYIVHSVMEKNPHLTDPQQLAAVIVTKLRSCH; encoded by the exons ATGACGGCATGGTCCATGGTGGAGAAGCTCAAAATGGAAAAACGCCCATGCAGGGAGCAGAACATTGACTCAAGAGAGGCCCAGCATGCCACGGACGAGTCCGAGGACGGAAGCAGCTCCGAGAGCGAGTCGGAGGAGCACCAgtggcggcggcagcagcagccccACAGGGCTCAGCTGggcaacagcagctgcaggaagagGGAGCCCCTTGCTGTCACCAAACCCCACCGCCAGCTCTGCCGCTCTCCGTGCCTCGACCGGCCCAGCTTTTCCCAAAGTAGCACCCTGCAAGACTTTCGCGACGACGACTCCAGCAGCGGCAGTGCCGGYGCCGCGTCAGGCCTCAAGCCCGCCAGCGGAAGGGAGTACCAAACCAAGATGGAGTTTGCTTTGAAGCTGGGCTACTCCGGAGACCAGGTGGAGACGGTGCTCAACAAGTTGGGGGCCACGGCGCTCATCAACGACGTTCTCGCCGAGTTGGTCCGCCTCGGGAATAAAGCGGAGCACGAAGCTCAACCCTGCAGCGCCGCCGCCCCGTCAACGTCACGGCCCCCCTGTGTGAAAGAGACCGTCAGTCCGGAAGTTTCAGTAGAAGAAGAATCCATGGATACGTACGATAACCTTCGACCCATCGTCATCGATGGGTCTAACGTGGCGATGAG CCATGGGAACAAGGAGGTTTTCTCTTGTCGCGGTATCCAGCTGGCGGTCGAGTGGTTTCGAGAGAAAGGGCACAAAGACATCACTGTGTTTGTTCCCGCCTGGAGGAAGGAGCAGTCGAGGCCCGACTCCCTCATCACAG ATCAAGAAATCTTGCGCAAACTGGAGAAAGAGAAGATCCTGGTTTTTACCCCGTCTCGAAGAGTCCAGGGCAGGAGAGTGGTGTGCTACGATGATCGCTTCATAGTGAAGCTGGCTTACGATTCTGATGGAATTATTGTGTCAAATGACAACTACAGGGACTTGCAAAATGAGaagccagagtggaaaaaatttATAGAAGAGCGCCTCCTGATGTATTCATTTGTCAATGACAA GTTTATGCCACCTGATGATCCGCTGGGAAGACATGGGCCGAGCTTAGAAAACTTCCTCCGCAAGAAGCCTGTGGTTCCAGAGCACAAAAAGCAGCCTTGCCCTTATG GAAAAAAGTGCACGTATGGTCATAAGTGCAAATACTACCATCCGGAGCGCGTGAACCAACCACAGCGATCCGTGGCCGACGAGCTGCGAGCCTTCGCCAAACTGTCTGCGGTAAAAACGATGAGCGAAGGGGCTTTGGCTAAATGTGGTACAGGTCCAGCCRCCGTTAAGGGGGACGTCGGCTCCGAAGCGAAACGCGTGGCGCCTAAACGCCAGTCCGACCCCAGCATCCGCTCGGTGGCTTGCGAACCCGTAGAGGCGCTCTCCGTCGCCCGGAAGTCCGAGACGAATTCAGTGCCTTCCCTCGTGTCAGCTCTCAGCGTGCCCACCATGCAGCCCGCCAAGAGCCACGCAGCCGGGGCGTTAAACACCCGCTCAGCCAGCAGCCCCGTTCCAGGCTCTCTGCAGTTTGCACACAACTCTCTAGAGCACATGTCCAGCATACARTACCCCCCCATTTTAGTCACCAACAGCCACGGCGCCTCCGTGACGTACAGCGAACAGTTCCCCAAGTACGACTCGGTCAGCGACCACGGATACTACTCGCTCCACAGCGATTTCTCCAACATGAGCATGAGCAGCATGCACAACGTGGACAGTTTCTGTAGCATGGAGCACGAGCATGTGTACCAGAGAACCCCCAGCCACTGCCCCGAGTCCTGCCTCAGCCACTCCAACAGCGACTCGTTCTCCTCCTACGGGGAGCTGTACCCGAGCTCCGTGGACAGCAGCCTGGAGGAGAGCATCAAGGGGCAGCAGCAGGCTCCGGCGCAGGCGAGGATGAAGGCCTTCTCCCATGGGTTTCGCCAYGACGCGCTCACCAGAGTCCAGAGTTACGGACAGGAGGAACCTAAGCAAGGTCCTCGCAAGCAGTCCGGGGCGCACCTCGCACCTCACATCCAGCACGTCACGGTGGGAGCCCGCTCCTCCTGTCCTGGAGACTACCCGCTCGCCCAGAACGTCCTGCCGCCATTGTCCTCGCAGCCGACGCGGTCTCTAGGGATGACGCGCATGGACAGCATATCGGACTCTCGGCTGTACGACAGCAACCCGATGAGGCAGAGGCGGCCGCCGCTGTGCCGCGAGCAGCACGCGAGCTGGGACCCCCTGCCCTGCGGCAACGAGTCCTACGGATATCACTCGTATCCGCTCAGTAACAGCCTGATGCCGTGTTGCGAGCGGGTGATGGTCCGCAGCATGCCAGACAAAATGGAGCAAATCTGGAACTCACCGTGGGAGAACCTGTCCGCGGCCGAGCACCAAGAGCGGTACGTCATTCCAGATCACCAGTACCAAACATACAGGAACCTCTGCAACATCTTCCCCGTGTACATCGTCCACTCKGTCATGGAGAAGAACCCTCATTTAACAGATCCACAGCAGCTCGCAGCTGTGATCGTCACAAAACTGAGGTCATGCCACTGA